The Manis javanica isolate MJ-LG chromosome 6, MJ_LKY, whole genome shotgun sequence genome contains a region encoding:
- the TWIST1 gene encoding twist-related protein 1, with amino-acid sequence MMQDVSSSPVSPADDSLSNSEEEPDRQQPPSGKRGGRKRRSSRRSAGGGAGPGGAAGGGVGGGDEPGSPAQGKRGKKSAGCGGGGAGGGGSSSGGGSPQSYEELQTQRVMANVRERQRTQSLNEAFAALRKIIPTLPSDKLSKIQTLKLAARYIDFLYQVLQSDELDSKMASCSYVAHERLSYAFSVWRMEGAWSMSASH; translated from the coding sequence ATGATGCAGGACGTGTCCAGCTCGCCAGTCTCGCCGGCCGACGACAGCCTGAGCAACAGCGAGGAGGAGCCGGACCGGCAGCAGCCGCCGAGCGGCAAGCGCGGGGGGCGCAAGCGGCGCAGCAGCCGGCGCAGCGCGGGCGGCGGCGCGGGGCCCGGCGGGGCCGCGGGCGGAGGCGTCGGAGGCGGCGACGAGCCCGGCAGCCCGGCCCAGGGCAAGCGCGGCAAGAAGTCTGCGGGCTGCGGAGGCGGCGGCGCGGGCGGTGGCGGGAGCAGCAGCGGCGGCGGGAGCCCGCAGTCCTACGAGGAGCTGCAGACGCAGCGGGTCATGGCCAATGTGCGGGAGCGCCAGCGCACGCAGTCGCTGAACGAGGCGTTTGCCGCGCTGCGGAAGATCATCCCCACGCTGCCCTCGGACAAGCTGAGCAAGATCCAGACCCTCAAGTTGGCGGCCAGGTACATCGACTTCCTCTACCAGGTCCTCCAGAGCGACGAGCTGGACTCCAAGATGGCAAGCTGCAGTTACGTGGCCCACGAGCGGCTCAGCTACGCCTTCTCGGTCTGGAGGATGGAGGGGGCCTGGTCCATGTCCGCGTCCCACTAG